Part of the Candidatus Atribacteria bacterium ADurb.Bin276 genome is shown below.
GCCCCTCACCCCCTCGTCGTCTTTCGCCAATACTTCCCTTTCTTCCCCTATACCATAAACCAGCATCTGAGAAAAGGAATTTTCTATTGTTAAGCTATTGAGTTAAAATAATGAAAGGGAAGATCCCTAAACAAGAAAACAATTTTCAGTATAGTTTTTTTATGGTGTTTTTTCGATAAAGACAATTTTTCCATAGAGAATAATTAAGGCACTTTCGTACCACTGTTTACTATAGTCAATTTTGAAGAGTAAGGAGGAATCCAATGAGTAGAAGAAAAATTTTACTCACTGGTTTTTTGGTTGTGGCATCGGTAATTAATTTATTTATGATTCCTACAGGCTTTGCTCAACCAAAATTTACCTTAAATTCTGATATATACCTTGCTATTCCTCAATCACACTCGGTAAATATATCGATTGATCGTGGGCAGGATTCTACTTATTTCATTGATGATCCAATCATAATTCGCTATGGAGCAACAAAAACAGGTTATATTAATATTTTTGATTATACTCCCGGTGGAAGTGTTTTATTATTAGTGAGAAACCAGGAAATCATTGCTGGTTCAAATTTAATATTAAATAGCAAAGTAAAAGGGCCAACGGGTATTGATCGATTGATAATCCTTTTCACTCCAAAACCAGTTGGGGAAAATGAATTAAAAATATTCATCGAATCACCTCACCAGAGTAACCGGTATTTTCCGCTTTCAGCCGTAAACCGTATCCATTTCAAGGTTGCCGATCGGAATCCACGAGCTCCAAATATAACTCTTGAACCTTCTCAATTTATCATTGAGCCAGGTTCTTGTTATTCCATAACCGCCCAACTCAACTATCACAACGGCCAACCAGTTCAAAATAGTCCCGTAGATTGGTCAACCGACTATGGAACGTTGAATACCAAATCTAATCTAACAGATAATAACGGTAAAGCTACAGTCACTTACCAAGCTCCCGAATCAAACCAAATAAAAACCGCTGTCATAACTGCATTTTCACCTGGACATGCTGGAATACCCCCCATAAGTGTCAAAGCTGTGGTGAATATTGTATGTCGGACTCATTCAACTGAAATCATCGTTTGTCCTTCGAGTTTTTCAACTCAATCTGGTGATAAAATTCAATTTACCGCAACCTTACAAGACATCAGTGGTAATCCAATCTGTGACAGGACTCTTTATTGGTCCTCAAATGTCGGTGATTTGAACGAATCATCAGCAATAACCAATCTCTCTGGACAAGTTACGTTTTCTTTTTACACTCCTGAAGTTAATGAAGGAACTCCTGTTAGTTTAACGGTAGAATTTCGGGGGGCAGAAGGCCTATGCCCATCAAAAATTACCCTTTTAGGAAATATAAAACCGGTTTCCTCAACCAATCCTTAAGCTTTTTTAACCAAAGAGAGATAAATATTAATGGTTGAACTGAAGAGATTGCCAGGTCGCTAAGTTCCTCGTCAAGACGGTTTTAGGTTCTTTCTCTGTTGACGGGAGAAGGTGAAAATAAGGGTGATTATATCTTCTCACCACTCGCTTCTCATTCTATTTTCGTGTTTGAATAACCAAATAAATTCTTAACCTACATTTTTTCCATTTCTTTTAGGCCTTATTCCTCATATACGATTTCAAAAAATAGTCTCTTAGGAACAAAAAATGGGAATTCTTTCCTATAGAAATATTATCTCATTTAGTTAATCTATATAATAAGGAGGGGGGAAGGGTAATGAAATTAGAAAATAAGGTTTTTAAAACTAAAGGGGAAGCCTTGTCAAATGCTATTGCAATGAATCTCATTGATTTTGAAGTGATTACAGATAGAGATAATACCGGGAAGATAGTTTATCGTATTGATCTTATTCAAAATGATTTCTCTATCAATAGCTATAACTTTGAATATTTATAAATCAATTTTCGTAATCAATTTAAGAGATTTTTCATCCTTCGGTAAATTCATTCAGTCCTTAAGAACTGAGTTTTGCTATCTCTTCAAATTATTAGCCAAACTGAGACTTAAGGCCAGCAAACTTACTTAAGGTTTCATTGCTGATAATAAGTCTGATATCTAAGAGTATTTTTCTTGAAATTACATTAAATAAATTTATCAAAAAGAGCTATTCTAACCAATATTTTTATCACTATTACTTTCTTATTCCTTATTTTCTTAATAAATTACCCCAATAATTTCCTAAAAGAAATTTATTTTGGGGCACCTCAAGGTATTTTTACCACAATTAAAACATCCATACCCTTTATCCTATTCTGATAATTCGACTGTGGCCATGATAAATCAAGCCCTACAAAGTATTTTCACCCTTATTTCAACCATCTTCCATTTTTCTTTTTTTTCTCACCATGTGGGAGAGGCGTAAGTGAGGGGGCAACAATTTTAATCTCATCTGATGCTACTTAGTAGTATGAGCTTCCATAATATAAATACATGAATGGTTGAAAGTAATCAAACAGAAAAATGAGAAAGAATGAATTCAACAATTCCCCTCCTTGGAGGGGTGCCGCTTTGCGGCGGGGAGGGTGCCTTTCGGTTTTTAATGTTTATTCTGAAAAAAAGAGAAAGAAATATATATAAAAAGATGAGATCCTCACGGCTTCGAAAAGCGAAGCCTCAGGATGACGCCGGTAGCGTCAGATGAGATTCTCACGTCGTCCAGTTAAAGCAACCAGATCCCTCAGAATGACAGGGTGATGGATGAGATTGCCACGTCGCACAATACACTCCTTAGAGGATGCCGCCCCCCTCACCCACTAACTCCCCTCGGTTATTTTCACCCTCAGCTGGTACCGTTACACTGCATGAAGGACTATTCAATTAAAAAGTGAAAAATACTTAATAAAATCTCATAGTATTTTTTCTTTTGACGGGAGTAAAATAGGATGTAAGTATATTTAACAAAGGAGGGTGAAAAATTTGGGATCGATTTATAAACATTCCCGCTTGTTTGGATTCCTTTTGATTGCTTTTCTTTTCTTCAACTTCACCAATGAAGGGCTTGCTCAAAAACCAGCAAAAATTAGCCTTCCACCTTCAGGCTATTTATATCATGGTGTCTATCCCGGTCCTGAGGACTTAAGTGGAGAAGAAAATCTTATTACACTGAAAAGTTTGAAGCTTTACGAAACAGCGGTGAGGAAAAAAGCGGCGTGGGTATACTTTTCTCACGAATGGTCTCAAGGCGAGGATTTCCCCATTGATACTATTACCTGGATTCAAGAACACGGATCGATTCCCTTTATACGACTCATGCTTCGTTATAAGCCTCAACAAAATATCAAGGAAAGAGTTTATACCCTTGATAAAATAATTCAAGGGAACTTTGATGAAACTCTGCGCGCTTGGGCTATTGCTGCACATAACTATCACAATCCTTTGATAGTCGAATACGGAACTGAAGTAAATGGTGAATGGTTCCCTTGGAATGCCAGATGGTATGGAAAAAGGAAGGGAACTGAGAAATTTAAGCAAGCTTATCGACATATTATCGACGTTATGAGAGATGAGAATGCCAACA
Proteins encoded:
- a CDS encoding Bacterial Ig-like domain (group 1); amino-acid sequence: MSRRKILLTGFLVVASVINLFMIPTGFAQPKFTLNSDIYLAIPQSHSVNISIDRGQDSTYFIDDPIIIRYGATKTGYINIFDYTPGGSVLLLVRNQEIIAGSNLILNSKVKGPTGIDRLIILFTPKPVGENELKIFIESPHQSNRYFPLSAVNRIHFKVADRNPRAPNITLEPSQFIIEPGSCYSITAQLNYHNGQPVQNSPVDWSTDYGTLNTKSNLTDNNGKATVTYQAPESNQIKTAVITAFSPGHAGIPPISVKAVVNIVCRTHSTEIIVCPSSFSTQSGDKIQFTATLQDISGNPICDRTLYWSSNVGDLNESSAITNLSGQVTFSFYTPEVNEGTPVSLTVEFRGAEGLCPSKITLLGNIKPVSSTNP
- the celH gene encoding Endoglucanase H precursor, with translation MGSIYKHSRLFGFLLIAFLFFNFTNEGLAQKPAKISLPPSGYLYHGVYPGPEDLSGEENLITLKSLKLYETAVRKKAAWVYFSHEWSQGEDFPIDTITWIQEHGSIPFIRLMLRYKPQQNIKERVYTLDKIIQGNFDETLRAWAIAAHNYHNPLIVEYGTEVNGEWFPWNARWYGKRKGTEKFKQAYRHIIDVMRDENANNITWVFHVNNLDLPDEEWNRLEKYYPGNDYIDWIGVSIYGAQTPLSDDWPIFREALDAVYPRLVELAPDKPTVILEFAMTSGHPHGNQAQWAKDALENLGLNRWPAVIGFSWWNEAWENDDDPNHNTNMRVQENVELSKIFQKYVGENDQVLDELILEHH